The following proteins are encoded in a genomic region of Montipora foliosa isolate CH-2021 chromosome 8, ASM3666993v2, whole genome shotgun sequence:
- the LOC137967979 gene encoding uncharacterized protein: MPRRNRIPLEHRERIVRAFEDEEEDYLLVADALGVNRSTARGIVARYIREGRIRERPRGGRNNVRVDDEMRDCLEEIINETCRLTRTQINHELRRRLPVKSEIHDLTVSRTLDGMLFRVKLARPLPADRNRPDVLNKRVDYATWFMNYAVVRHCVFVDECGYNIWTARSHGRARQGERAYRQVCGQRGRNLTVTMAISPINGLVFSSAFVGGMNAARFDNFLTQARTNLDPEESVIFVYDGAPAHRNPTVPAPNTELKMLPPYSPFLNIVEQAISCLKAAIKADISRPEIQRRMDDRDEARVRGIPLGELRTQQLHEALHRSIDTITAVKSAQWYRFMQNYLPKCLNREVIEG; encoded by the coding sequence ATGCCACGGAGAAACCGAATACCACTCGAACACAGAGAAAGAATCGTTAGAGCATTCGAGGATGAGGAGGAAGACTATCTTTTAGTCGCAGACGCGCTCGGAGTGAATCGATCAACGGCAAGAGGCATCGTGGCGCGCTACATCAGAGAAGGCAGGATCCGGGAGAGACCAAGAGGTGGTAGAAACAACGTGCGCGTGGATGATGAGATGAGGGATTGTCTCGAGGAGATAATCAACGAAACCTGTCGACTCACACGTACTCAGATAAACCATGAACTGAGGAGAAGGCTACCAGTCAAATCCGAGATCCATGACCTCACCGTATCAAGAACATTAGACGGGATGCTGTTTCGAGTGAAACTGGCAAGGCCCCTCCCTGCTGACAGAAACAGACCTGATGTGCTGAACAAGAGAGTCGATTACGCGACTTGGTTTATGAACTATGCCGTAGTGCGACACTGTGTGTTCGTAGACGAATGCGGCTACAACATCTGGACGGCCAGAAGTCATGGTAGAGCGCGGCAAGGAGAGAGAGCCTATCGCCAAGTTTGCGGCCAGCGAGGAAGAAACTTGACTGTGACAATGGCAATATCGCCTATCAATGGACTTGTGTTTTCCTCCGCTTTTGTCGGCGGAATGAATGCAGCGCGTTTCGATAATTTCCTGACACAGGCGAGGACAAATCTGGATCCAGAAGAGTCCGTTATCTTTGTATATGACGGAGCACCGGCCCACCGAAACCCTACCGTTCCCGCCCCAAACACGGAGCTGAAAATGCTTCCTCCCTATAGTCCTTTTCTAAACATCGTGGAGCAGGCAATTAGTTGTCTGAAAGCAGCAATTAAGGCCGACATCTCGCGTCCGGAAATCCAAAGACGTATGGATGACAGAGATGAAGCCAGAGTCCGAGGAATTCCACTAGGGGAGTTACGAACACAGCAACTACATGAGGCTCTGCACAGAAGTATTGACACGATTACAGCAGTTAAAAGTGCGCAATGGTACCGCTTCATGCAGAACTATCTGCCAAAATGTTTAAATAGAGAGGTTATTGAAGGGTAA